Proteins encoded in a region of the Gammaproteobacteria bacterium genome:
- the tilS gene encoding tRNA lysidine(34) synthetase TilS → MNSIPDILREHLEFLLEDVTASSVVWAGYSGGCDSSALLHALHKWGREHEIRVLAVHVNHHLHPEAATWAGFCAEQCALLGVPLRTVEVDVSPLNGRSLEARARQLRYDACRALLGSGDCFLTAHHQEDQAETLLLQLLRGSGVHGLSAMPERTPFGPGWHVRPLLSCPRADLIGYARAQGLQWLDDPSNADTSHDRNYLRHKIMPRLRQRWPAAAEVMTRAARWQAEAATLLDEMAALDLETTRGPRPECLSVPALCALSPARCAQVLRLWIKSLGLAAPYAAHLEQVRHDLLHARRDSRARVRWPGAEVRRHRDLLYAGQHDSDNGDDEETLVDCVWDPSMPLQLPWGRLSAHKAKGVGLAARHVQQHGLRIRRRRGGEVCRPAWRTHRQSLKKLLQETGVPPWQRERLPLIYCGDELAAVADLWVCHPWQATADEAGWVFRWEPADEN, encoded by the coding sequence GTGAATTCCATTCCGGATATTCTGCGCGAACACCTGGAGTTTCTGCTTGAAGACGTCACGGCGTCGTCCGTCGTATGGGCCGGCTACAGCGGCGGCTGCGATTCCTCCGCACTGCTGCACGCCTTGCACAAATGGGGCAGGGAACACGAGATCCGCGTGCTGGCAGTGCACGTCAACCACCATCTGCACCCGGAGGCCGCGACATGGGCCGGTTTCTGCGCAGAGCAATGCGCGCTTCTTGGGGTTCCCTTGCGTACGGTTGAAGTGGATGTCAGCCCCCTGAATGGCCGCAGCCTCGAGGCGCGTGCCCGGCAATTGCGCTACGACGCCTGCCGCGCGCTCTTGGGATCGGGTGATTGTTTTCTGACGGCGCATCATCAGGAGGATCAAGCCGAGACCCTGCTGCTGCAACTGTTGCGCGGCAGCGGCGTGCACGGCCTCTCAGCCATGCCGGAACGAACACCCTTCGGACCGGGCTGGCATGTAAGGCCGCTCCTGTCCTGTCCGCGCGCTGATTTGATCGGGTACGCGCGGGCGCAAGGGCTGCAATGGCTGGATGACCCCAGCAATGCGGACACGAGCCATGACCGGAATTATCTGCGACATAAGATCATGCCGCGCCTGCGGCAACGCTGGCCGGCCGCGGCCGAAGTGATGACTCGCGCCGCCCGCTGGCAGGCGGAGGCGGCGACGCTGCTGGATGAAATGGCGGCGTTGGATCTGGAAACCACGCGTGGTCCGCGTCCGGAATGCCTGTCCGTGCCGGCGTTGTGCGCATTGAGTCCGGCGCGATGCGCGCAGGTGTTGCGGCTGTGGATCAAATCACTGGGTCTGGCCGCGCCCTACGCCGCGCATCTTGAACAAGTCCGCCATGACCTGTTGCATGCCCGCCGTGACAGCCGGGCCCGGGTGCGCTGGCCCGGTGCGGAGGTGCGCCGTCATCGTGATTTGTTGTACGCCGGGCAGCACGATTCCGACAACGGCGATGACGAAGAGACACTCGTGGACTGTGTGTGGGATCCATCCATGCCCCTGCAATTGCCGTGGGGCCGGTTATCGGCGCACAAGGCCAAGGGTGTGGGACTGGCCGCGCGGCACGTGCAGCAGCACGGCCTGCGTATCCGGCGGCGGCGGGGCGGGGAGGTCTGCCGACCGGCGTGGCGCACGCACCGCCAGTCGTTGAAGAAATTATTGCAGGAAACGGGTGTGCCGCCGTGGCAGCGCGAAAGGCTGCCTTTGATCTATTGCGGTGATGAGCTGGCGGCGGTGGCCGATCTCTGGGTTTGCCATCCCTGGCAGGCCACTGCGGACGAGGCGGGATGGGTATTTCGCTGGGAGCCGGCTGATGAAAACTAA
- a CDS encoding FHA domain-containing protein, protein MSLRRILTLVLLAGSGSLLSAISPAPSRATTLTDSLSYQCSETQPLQVDCSYRWLGPTKEQTTVSAQLGDAPVEAANTPYPASDDVTAILFMVDTSDPRREPAIDAIKPQLRAMLAAASPRQRFGLAAFDTNLRILAPLGALPSEIEKAIADLKATGKTTELYRNALEGLKLLQGYKAGRRALYLFSDGLAEDFSYHHEDVIKKALELDIPIVGVGYPRSVALSVGLQSLRKLAEDSGGYYIGASADTFKLPEDFIANPYWIAETGGRIHVDLTSLAATKNGAQTLTLQLRAGDAQASITYGVAFPTPQVAPTAPGTTPVSSSATMPAASPSTPAVAPTPTAPEPGHRWDVWLWYGVPVLCLLAVLIALGLYGRYVRRAATTAPIIAMPPTPAGKPYAYLVQHGATETRHAIDQSPWRIGRSRNNELTIDDVSISRQHAEIHRRYNGKFDITDLESMNGIYVNDKKVKQAELNEGDTVEIGDISFRFTRFDDDPASMQQTVMVRTRIP, encoded by the coding sequence ATGAGCTTACGGCGCATATTGACGCTTGTGCTCCTCGCGGGCAGCGGGAGTTTGTTGTCCGCCATCTCCCCTGCTCCGTCGCGGGCGACCACGCTCACCGATTCCCTCAGTTATCAATGCAGCGAAACACAACCGCTGCAGGTGGACTGCAGCTATCGCTGGCTCGGTCCGACCAAGGAACAGACCACCGTATCGGCACAGTTGGGCGATGCCCCGGTCGAGGCCGCCAACACCCCATATCCTGCGTCTGATGACGTGACCGCCATTCTGTTCATGGTGGACACCAGCGATCCGCGCCGCGAGCCGGCCATTGACGCCATCAAGCCGCAATTGCGCGCCATGCTGGCCGCCGCCTCGCCGCGCCAGCGTTTTGGTCTGGCGGCGTTTGATACCAATCTGCGCATTCTGGCGCCACTCGGCGCGCTTCCCTCCGAAATCGAAAAGGCCATTGCCGATCTGAAGGCGACCGGCAAGACCACGGAGTTGTACCGCAATGCGCTGGAGGGGTTGAAGCTCCTGCAGGGTTATAAGGCCGGCCGCCGCGCGCTGTACCTGTTCTCCGACGGACTCGCCGAGGATTTTTCCTACCACCACGAGGACGTCATCAAAAAGGCCCTGGAGTTGGACATCCCCATCGTCGGCGTCGGCTATCCGCGCTCGGTGGCGCTGTCCGTCGGTCTGCAATCACTGCGCAAGCTGGCTGAGGATTCCGGTGGCTACTACATCGGCGCCAGCGCCGACACATTCAAACTGCCTGAAGATTTCATTGCCAATCCATATTGGATTGCGGAAACCGGCGGCCGAATCCATGTCGATCTGACTTCTCTGGCCGCGACGAAAAATGGCGCGCAGACGCTGACGCTGCAACTGCGCGCCGGCGATGCCCAAGCCTCCATCACTTACGGCGTCGCCTTCCCGACACCCCAGGTGGCGCCCACTGCTCCCGGGACCACGCCGGTATCCTCATCGGCGACGATGCCGGCCGCATCACCGTCCACCCCGGCCGTCGCCCCGACGCCAACCGCGCCTGAACCGGGCCACCGCTGGGATGTCTGGTTATGGTATGGCGTTCCCGTGTTGTGTCTGCTGGCGGTATTGATCGCCCTGGGTTTGTACGGTCGCTACGTGCGCCGGGCCGCCACGACTGCGCCCATCATTGCCATGCCGCCAACTCCCGCCGGCAAACCCTACGCCTACCTGGTGCAGCACGGAGCGACGGAGACGCGGCACGCCATCGACCAATCGCCCTGGCGCATCGGCCGCAGCCGCAACAACGAGTTGACCATCGACGACGTCTCCATCTCGCGCCAGCATGCCGAGATACACCGCCGCTACAATGGCAAGTTCGACATCACCGATCTGGAATCCATGAACGGCATCTATGTCAACGACAAGAAAGTAAAGCAGGCGGAATTGAACGAGGGCGACACTGTCGAGATCGGCGACATCAGCTTCCGCTTCACGCGCTTCGACGACGACCCCGCCTCCATGCAGCAGACCGTCATGGTCCGCACCCGCATACCTTAG